A stretch of the Lolium perenne isolate Kyuss_39 chromosome 3, Kyuss_2.0, whole genome shotgun sequence genome encodes the following:
- the LOC127343055 gene encoding uncharacterized protein yields MALSLSTSFLPTPAAAAARTATGTFRSVVPSQRMRCSMRKKGLHPEIFQDAKVYCNGELVLVTGGTKPEYSVDVWSGNHPYYVGDSSALVVMDSQIEKFRKRWGHVKEYWTKEQWLEMHPNGDPEFEPEDD; encoded by the exons ATGGCgctctccctctccacctccttcCTCCCgacccctgccgccgccgccgcaagaACCGCAACCGGCACCTTCCGGTCCGTCGTCCCCTCCCAG AGGATGAGGTGCTCGATGCGGAAGAAGGGGCTGCACCCGGAGATCTTCCAGGACGCGAAGGTGTACTGCAACGGCGAGCTGGTGCTGGTGACGGGGGGCACGAAGCCGGAGTACTCGGTGGACGTGTGGTCGGGGAACCACCCCTACTACGTGGGCGACTCGTCGGCGCTGGTGGTGATGGACAGCCAGATCGAGAAGTTCCGCAAGAGGTGGGGGCACGTCAAGGAGTACTGGACCAAGGAGCAGTGGCTGGAGATGCACCCCAACGGCGACCCCGAGTTCGAGCCGGAGGACGACTGA